Proteins encoded together in one Pelagicoccus enzymogenes window:
- a CDS encoding HNH endonuclease: MKRGRLWTREELLPVINLYCKTPFGRIHQRNPDIIKLAAKLDRSPGSVSYKMANLAALDESLDRAGARNASQLDRDVWSEFFGNIEKHITEIEAPNIDLESTKVGEDRVQETKVRVNQDFFRKTILASYENRCCITGVSHSSLLRASHILPWSKSKKHRLNPRNGLCLNALHDCAFDCGFLTLDPDLIVRVSPKVSKRPTTGDSEMLLRYNGKRIVLPKKFLPDEEFLSWHRINVFKS, from the coding sequence ATGAAACGTGGCCGTCTCTGGACTAGGGAAGAGCTTCTTCCCGTCATAAATCTCTACTGCAAAACGCCTTTCGGCCGTATTCACCAGAGGAACCCCGATATTATTAAACTTGCAGCGAAGCTTGACCGGTCTCCGGGATCGGTGAGTTACAAAATGGCAAACCTCGCTGCCCTAGACGAGTCGCTTGATCGAGCTGGAGCTAGGAACGCTAGCCAACTCGATCGCGATGTTTGGAGCGAATTTTTCGGCAACATAGAGAAGCACATTACCGAAATCGAGGCTCCAAACATCGATCTGGAATCTACAAAAGTAGGTGAAGATCGAGTCCAAGAAACAAAGGTTAGAGTTAATCAAGATTTCTTCCGGAAGACGATCTTGGCTAGCTACGAAAACCGCTGCTGCATCACAGGAGTTTCTCACAGTTCACTCCTTCGAGCGAGCCACATATTACCTTGGTCCAAAAGTAAAAAGCATCGCTTGAATCCTCGAAATGGTCTTTGTCTTAACGCTCTTCACGATTGCGCTTTCGACTGCGGTTTTTTGACACTTGATCCCGATCTTATTGTCAGGGTCTCACCAAAGGTATCGAAAAGACCGACGACTGGAGATTCCGAAATGTTATTACGATACAACGGGAAAAGGATCGTTCTGCCCAAAAAGTTTCTGCCAGACGAAGAGTTCCTCTCTTGGCATCGTATCAATGTATTCAAAAGTTGA
- a CDS encoding DUF6880 family protein — MPTANQLAKKLSKSRLAELLAEACLTNEALASRVEIELLGDKAAVVAKTIENRIDSLTANLDYIDYRQASHFGQELDTVVQSIEQNLLPLDPDLTLAICYHFLDTDEEVFNLVDDSDGSIGDPYRNVADLFSQAAVNAQDRLTVVDLTLDCIRNNNYGARDPIMSQAAHFLTNEEFASLLHALRQYFLDAPKQKFRSSEQFHYEFVAQSKGDPELFRRVLAETKKGELSGYDRIQLARTLCQSKRWQEALDLVQAIEAKGSWVQMIEDIRLQAYQGLGKKEEVAAIRNAAFRSSPSPETLQAWLASIPLDKPSPARAEAIAYAESSTCNAYTVLSFLMQIKETDRAAAYAQRHIDRLSGRYWEILPKYAREFEAKHPLAATLLYRKLLEDILDSARSKAYHHAADYWHALSQIASRIQFPDTVEDETAYKIRLTEKHKRKTSFQRALNERA; from the coding sequence ATGCCAACCGCCAATCAACTCGCCAAAAAGCTCTCCAAGAGCCGACTCGCCGAACTCCTCGCTGAGGCCTGCTTGACAAACGAAGCCCTCGCCTCACGTGTTGAAATCGAACTCCTGGGAGACAAAGCAGCCGTCGTCGCCAAAACGATCGAAAACCGAATAGATTCGCTCACCGCAAACCTAGACTACATCGACTACCGCCAAGCCTCCCACTTCGGCCAAGAGCTCGACACCGTGGTACAGTCAATCGAGCAAAACCTCCTCCCGCTCGACCCCGACCTAACTCTTGCCATCTGCTACCATTTTCTGGATACAGACGAAGAGGTCTTCAATCTAGTAGATGATTCCGACGGTTCAATCGGCGATCCCTACAGAAACGTCGCCGACCTCTTCTCCCAAGCCGCTGTAAACGCTCAGGACCGCCTCACTGTCGTTGATCTAACGCTCGATTGCATCAGAAACAACAACTACGGCGCCCGTGACCCAATCATGAGCCAAGCCGCGCATTTCCTCACCAATGAAGAATTCGCATCGCTTCTCCACGCCCTCCGCCAATACTTTCTCGACGCCCCCAAACAGAAATTCCGCTCTTCCGAACAGTTTCATTACGAATTCGTCGCCCAGAGCAAAGGCGATCCAGAGCTGTTCCGCAGAGTACTCGCAGAAACAAAAAAGGGAGAACTCAGCGGTTACGACCGTATCCAACTAGCCCGTACGCTTTGCCAAAGCAAACGCTGGCAAGAAGCTCTCGATCTCGTCCAGGCAATCGAAGCCAAAGGCAGTTGGGTACAAATGATCGAAGACATCCGACTGCAAGCCTACCAAGGGCTCGGAAAAAAAGAGGAAGTCGCCGCAATACGCAACGCAGCCTTCAGGAGCTCCCCGTCGCCCGAAACCCTCCAGGCTTGGCTCGCCTCCATCCCCCTAGACAAGCCCAGCCCAGCTCGAGCCGAGGCCATCGCCTACGCCGAATCCAGCACCTGCAATGCCTACACCGTCCTCAGCTTCCTCATGCAGATCAAGGAAACAGATCGCGCCGCCGCATACGCTCAGCGCCACATCGACCGTCTCAGCGGACGCTACTGGGAAATTCTCCCGAAGTACGCTCGTGAATTCGAAGCGAAGCACCCCTTGGCTGCGACACTTCTCTACCGCAAGCTACTCGAAGATATCCTCGACTCTGCCCGCAGCAAAGCCTACCACCACGCAGCAGACTATTGGCACGCTCTCTCCCAAATCGCTTCCAGAATCCAATTTCCTGATACAGTGGAAGACGAAACCGCTTATAAGATCCGCCTCACCGAAAAGCACAAACGCAAGACCTCCTTCCAACGAGCGCTTAACGAGAGAGCGTGA